AAGGGCCGACACATTGAAACTTTCAGGGAACATGGCTATTACATCAAGTGTGCTGCACCCTATTGAACCCGTTGAACCAAGTATGGAAATATTTTTCATTTGAAATTTCTATCCGGAACCCATCGCAATTTCAGGTACAAAATATATTATATAATAATAAAATACCGGAAGAGTAAAAATAACACTGTCTACCCTGTCAAGGATACCGCCGTGAGCAGGAAGTAACGAACCTGAATCTTTGACCCCGGCTCCCCGCTTCAACATGGATTCAGACAGGTCTCCTATCTGGCTGATCACGCCAAAAACTATCCCCATAAATACAGCATTATTGAATGACAACTCAGGCAGGACTAACCATCTTGCAAACAGTGCGGACAGGATACATGAGAGAACACCCCCGATTGCCCCCTCAACGGTCTTACCAGGACTGATGTCAGGTGATAGTTTGTGCCTGCCTAAATGTCTTCCAGTATAATACGCTCCTGTATCTACACCCCACGTAACAATCAAAATAAAAAAAACAAGATTATATCCATTCAACAGGCCGCGTAATGGAATAAAATGCGCAAGAGGCCAGGCAACGTACAATACACCGAATATTATCACAGAAACCGCTGTAACAGAATCATGAATATTTGCCTTGAAAAAAACAAAACAACTTAAACAGAGGATAACTATAGCAGTTATAACGACATCTTTCATATCATACAGATAGCCGTCAGGATAAAATGAGTAGAGAATCATTGCCCCGAAGATAAAACCTAAGAATGGAAAGATACTGGACTTCTTGAAGTAGAATTTATAGAACTCATACTGGCCGATCAAGACCCATAAGGCAACAAAAATAAGGAAAAAGAGGGGCGGAAAATACCTGACCACAATATATATAAGGGGAATAAGGATTAACGCAGTTACAACTCTCATACCTCCCATCAGATTGCCCTGGATATCTCCCCTTCGACCATACCGAACCGCCTCTCCCTCTGCTGGTAATCCAATATGGCAAGGAGTAGATCCTGCCGTCTGAAATCAGGCCATAGCGTCTT
This DNA window, taken from Nitrospirota bacterium, encodes the following:
- a CDS encoding phosphatidate cytidylyltransferase — encoded protein: MRVVTALILIPLIYIVVRYFPPLFFLIFVALWVLIGQYEFYKFYFKKSSIFPFLGFIFGAMILYSFYPDGYLYDMKDVVITAIVILCLSCFVFFKANIHDSVTAVSVIIFGVLYVAWPLAHFIPLRGLLNGYNLVFFILIVTWGVDTGAYYTGRHLGRHKLSPDISPGKTVEGAIGGVLSCILSALFARWLVLPELSFNNAVFMGIVFGVISQIGDLSESMLKRGAGVKDSGSLLPAHGGILDRVDSVIFTLPVFYYYIIYFVPEIAMGSG